In Treponema denticola, one genomic interval encodes:
- a CDS encoding Fe-S-containing hydro-lyase, with translation MSEMKKLTTPFTREDLKDVKAGDIVLLNGYIYTGRDAAHKRLCELLEKGEKLPIDVKGAVMYYVGPSPAKPGEPIGSAGPTTSYRMDAYTPQLLDEGLMAMVGKGKRNDEVVAKIIEHGACYFAAIGGAAALIKSRIKSAEVICYEDLGAEAVRKLYVEDFPVTCIIDSKGNNLYKLGREEYLKSLN, from the coding sequence ATGTCTGAGATGAAAAAACTTACAACACCCTTTACAAGGGAAGATTTAAAAGATGTTAAGGCCGGAGATATTGTTTTATTAAACGGCTATATTTATACGGGAAGAGATGCAGCTCACAAACGCCTATGCGAACTTTTAGAAAAGGGAGAAAAACTCCCCATAGATGTAAAGGGGGCTGTCATGTATTATGTAGGGCCTAGCCCTGCAAAGCCCGGAGAGCCCATAGGTTCTGCAGGGCCTACAACCAGTTACAGAATGGATGCCTATACACCTCAGCTTTTAGATGAGGGGCTTATGGCTATGGTCGGAAAAGGAAAAAGAAACGATGAGGTAGTTGCAAAAATAATAGAACATGGAGCTTGTTATTTTGCCGCCATCGGAGGAGCCGCTGCCTTGATTAAAAGCCGAATTAAATCGGCCGAAGTTATCTGCTATGAAGATTTGGGAGCTGAGGCTGTCCGTAAGCTCTATGTTGAAGACTTTCCCGTAACCTGCATCATCGATTCCAAGGGGAACAACCTTTATAAACTGGGACGTGAAGAATACTTAAAAAGCCTAAACTAA
- a CDS encoding citrate lyase ligase, which produces MTNLQKINLELKSQKEKFTALLKENGLIADSLESVYGIFDEADNLAACGGREKNILKCFAVKDEFKGLGLTDEILSALLKDAYGEGYKFFFIFTKRSSVSFFTGAGFINLASSDDSSLLYRGEKTVEEVLKNELFPYCPDGIPYGISDEGNAAIVMNANPFTLGHRYLIEKALDYCGSKNLLFGFAVETDKSFFSFNDRFMLIKKNTEDLKNVVVLPSSQFLISGATFPSYFLKEKSLISKNQTQLDARIFLKYFVPLFNIKIRFLGEEPLDPSTEIYNQTLLNELPPQCEVKIIERKKTQNQQIISATQVRKAFQNNSLEDVRSFLPETTYNFLRSLKQKTN; this is translated from the coding sequence ATGACTAATTTACAAAAAATTAACCTAGAGCTTAAAAGTCAAAAAGAAAAATTTACAGCTCTTTTAAAAGAAAATGGCCTTATTGCAGACTCCCTTGAAAGTGTTTACGGCATTTTTGATGAAGCCGACAATTTGGCCGCTTGCGGAGGGCGGGAAAAAAATATCTTAAAATGCTTTGCCGTAAAAGATGAATTTAAAGGCCTCGGTCTTACCGATGAGATTCTTTCGGCCCTCTTAAAAGACGCTTACGGAGAAGGTTATAAGTTCTTTTTTATATTTACAAAAAGATCAAGTGTTTCTTTTTTTACGGGGGCAGGTTTTATAAACTTAGCCTCATCGGATGATTCTTCCTTATTATACAGGGGAGAAAAAACCGTAGAGGAGGTTTTAAAGAATGAGCTCTTTCCTTATTGCCCTGACGGTATACCTTACGGTATAAGTGATGAGGGAAATGCAGCCATAGTTATGAATGCAAATCCCTTTACCCTCGGCCACAGATATTTAATAGAAAAAGCCTTAGATTATTGCGGAAGCAAGAACCTCCTTTTTGGTTTTGCCGTTGAGACCGACAAAAGTTTTTTTTCTTTTAATGACCGTTTTATGCTTATCAAAAAAAATACGGAAGACTTAAAAAATGTAGTAGTGCTTCCCTCATCTCAATTTTTAATAAGCGGAGCGACATTTCCGTCCTATTTTTTAAAAGAAAAAAGTTTAATAAGCAAAAATCAAACTCAGCTTGATGCAAGGATATTTTTAAAATACTTTGTACCTCTTTTTAATATTAAAATCCGCTTTTTGGGAGAAGAACCCTTAGACCCGAGTACCGAAATATATAATCAAACTCTATTGAATGAGCTCCCGCCTCAATGTGAGGTAAAAATAATTGAGCGTAAAAAAACTCAAAATCAGCAAATCATTTCCGCGACGCAGGTTAGAAAAGCATTTCAAAATAATAGTCTTGAAGATGTCCGATCCTTTTTACCCGAAACGACTTATAATTTTTTAAGGTCATTAAAACAAAAGACTAATTGA
- the citX gene encoding citrate lyase holo-[acyl-carrier protein] synthase translates to MSLSLLEKREKTDSFEKELLNRFPFKTLVVIRANIPGGKKGSIESDWIVYRIFLECKKKMSPLKIFHSYTDEEGLIFFLIVDAPPLEVKALSIKIEDDESLGRLADIDVLTAEKLFSRNDFPKNKHKRRKCFLCEKDAVICARSRAHSQKEIMDFILKKVHEDWSNDPSYDGDIFELLGNLTESSLLAELCRPLGFGCVTANSQGSHKDMDFLLMLECIPLIGNAIKNLSEKDCESFEALREYGKKQEKKLLDLTGGVNTYKGALFLLLILNACAFRIIKEKKAFTDLSKEIAAFSLPLKKDFELKVCSPSSLQAFNNLGSGGVRGLALSGFAEHFQNWLPLYKKTFSEGEDFVKIIVKMIETTCDTTIIKRKGEKALLEVQKKAYSLLCINDKLAQEASITEFSAWCEKNNISTGGTADKIIILYNLELIREIL, encoded by the coding sequence ATGAGTTTATCTTTATTGGAAAAAAGAGAAAAAACCGACTCCTTTGAAAAAGAACTTTTAAACCGTTTTCCTTTTAAAACACTTGTAGTAATCAGGGCCAATATTCCGGGCGGAAAAAAGGGCTCAATCGAATCGGATTGGATTGTATACCGCATTTTTTTGGAATGTAAAAAAAAGATGTCTCCGCTAAAAATTTTTCATTCCTACACCGATGAAGAAGGCTTAATCTTTTTTTTGATTGTAGATGCTCCGCCCTTGGAAGTGAAGGCTTTGAGCATAAAAATTGAAGATGATGAGTCCCTAGGCCGTCTTGCCGATATCGATGTTTTAACTGCGGAAAAACTTTTTTCGCGTAATGATTTCCCCAAAAATAAACATAAGAGGCGGAAATGTTTTTTATGCGAAAAAGATGCCGTGATCTGTGCGAGAAGCCGTGCTCATTCCCAAAAAGAAATAATGGATTTTATCTTAAAAAAAGTTCATGAAGATTGGTCTAACGACCCGTCTTACGATGGGGATATTTTTGAACTTTTGGGTAATTTAACCGAAAGCTCCCTCCTTGCAGAACTTTGCCGTCCATTGGGCTTCGGCTGTGTTACGGCTAATTCTCAAGGCTCCCACAAGGATATGGACTTTTTACTCATGCTTGAATGTATTCCCCTAATAGGGAATGCAATTAAAAATTTAAGCGAAAAAGATTGCGAATCCTTTGAGGCCTTGCGTGAATACGGGAAAAAACAGGAAAAAAAACTTTTAGATTTAACGGGCGGGGTAAACACCTATAAGGGGGCCTTATTTTTGCTTCTTATCTTAAATGCCTGTGCCTTCCGTATAATAAAAGAAAAAAAAGCCTTCACCGATTTAAGCAAAGAAATTGCAGCCTTTTCTCTTCCCTTAAAAAAAGATTTTGAGCTTAAAGTATGCTCCCCGTCTTCTTTACAGGCCTTTAATAATTTAGGGAGCGGGGGAGTGAGGGGCTTAGCCCTTTCAGGCTTTGCAGAACACTTTCAAAATTGGCTTCCCCTCTATAAAAAAACTTTTTCAGAAGGTGAGGACTTTGTAAAAATTATTGTTAAGATGATTGAAACTACCTGCGATACTACAATTATAAAGCGCAAGGGCGAAAAAGCCCTACTTGAGGTACAAAAAAAAGCTTACAGCCTTCTTTGTATAAACGATAAACTTGCTCAAGAAGCTTCTATAACAGAATTCTCTGCGTGGTGCGAAAAAAACAATATCTCAACAGGCGGCACCGCCGATAAGATTATCATTTTGTACAATCTGGAGCTGATTAGGGAGATTTTGTAA
- a CDS encoding Rpn family recombination-promoting nuclease/putative transposase, which translates to MRKKFDDLTIADDFMFCKIMQDEETCKTFLEMTLADKIGKISYLSSQNAIITRAEAKLIRLDVLVKDETGKTYDIEMQAVNEHNLAKRMRYYQAALDILFLDKGEHYSSLNDSYIIFLCLFDSVGKDMPIYTFENICLEDRQTLLNDGTKKIIINANAFTKAEDENLSGFLEYVKTGKVTTEFTGRIENMIEKLKSNEQARSEYRFISGFEMDARYYGRQEGLEEGRQEGLKEGRQAGMQAGMQAGMQVGREQGFTEGVMQTAKNLLDIGLSVENISKATGLSCNEIERLKIKQ; encoded by the coding sequence ATGCGGAAAAAGTTTGATGATTTAACCATCGCAGACGACTTTATGTTTTGCAAAATTATGCAGGATGAAGAAACGTGTAAAACATTTCTTGAAATGACTCTAGCCGATAAAATAGGTAAAATCTCGTATCTATCATCTCAAAATGCTATAATTACAAGAGCGGAAGCTAAGTTAATACGTCTTGATGTTTTAGTAAAAGATGAAACAGGTAAAACTTATGATATTGAAATGCAGGCCGTAAATGAGCATAATCTTGCAAAAAGAATGCGTTACTATCAGGCAGCACTGGATATTTTATTTTTAGATAAAGGCGAGCACTACAGCAGTTTGAATGATAGTTACATTATCTTTCTCTGCCTTTTCGATTCGGTCGGGAAGGATATGCCCATTTATACCTTTGAAAACATCTGCCTTGAAGACAGGCAAACGCTCTTAAATGACGGAACAAAAAAGATTATAATAAATGCAAATGCCTTTACAAAAGCAGAAGATGAAAATTTAAGCGGATTTTTGGAATATGTAAAAACCGGCAAGGTTACAACAGAGTTTACAGGGAGGATAGAAAATATGATAGAAAAATTAAAAAGCAATGAACAAGCGAGAAGCGAATACCGCTTTATCTCAGGGTTTGAAATGGATGCCCGCTATTATGGCAGACAAGAAGGTTTAGAAGAAGGCAGACAAGAGGGCTTGAAAGAAGGTAGACAAGCCGGAATGCAAGCCGGAATGCAAGCCGGAATGCAAGTTGGAAGAGAACAAGGTTTTACAGAAGGGGTAATGCAAACTGCAAAGAACTTGCTTGATATAGGTTTATCTGTTGAAAATATCTCAAAAGCTACAGGTTTAAGTTGTAACGAAATAGAAAGACTTAAAATTAAGCAGTAA
- a CDS encoding SoxR reducing system RseC family protein has product MQRYGIVTSVWTDKNNVEKINIDLDNSKTENACSINQKDCSAVKSCATCGGCGFAGKNKERGLLAVSGNKITALNNSGRNLKKGDFVIVEIKENQTRIQTLSSVILPVLLAFVFSLSSYLIFYTEKAVVGGLFLGLLTGTALAFLLKNKMGDRALPQVISSL; this is encoded by the coding sequence TTGCAAAGATACGGAATAGTTACGTCAGTGTGGACCGATAAAAACAATGTAGAAAAGATAAACATAGATTTGGATAATTCAAAGACCGAAAACGCCTGCTCCATAAACCAAAAAGACTGCTCTGCAGTAAAAAGCTGTGCAACTTGCGGAGGCTGCGGTTTTGCAGGTAAGAATAAGGAAAGGGGGCTTTTAGCAGTCAGCGGAAATAAGATTACTGCCTTAAACAATAGCGGAAGAAATTTAAAAAAAGGAGACTTCGTTATTGTAGAAATTAAGGAAAACCAAACAAGGATTCAAACCCTTTCTTCGGTTATTCTTCCCGTACTTCTAGCCTTTGTTTTCAGTTTGAGCTCCTACCTTATTTTCTACACCGAAAAAGCCGTTGTAGGAGGCCTTTTTTTAGGGCTTTTAACCGGAACTGCCCTAGCCTTTTTATTAAAAAATAAAATGGGAGATAGGGCTCTGCCTCAAGTAATAAGCAGTCTATGA
- a CDS encoding TIGR00282 family metallophosphoesterase, whose product MNILYIAEITGKAGVWLVKTQLSNLKEKYKADFVIANANSATGSGGLGKQHAVYLKKLGIDCITSGDLIFQKKDLVDDLPKTPHVLRPFNLPSESPGNGWKIFNLKPNKKIAVVSVIGRIGHHKIMAENPFTETEKLVSRLKEEADIIFVDFSSFATAEKQALGFLLSGKVSALIGSGTRVQTADECILENKTAYITDAGRTGSLNSVGGYAIEDKIREYRTCLPDFGKDAWARPVLQGLFIKTDDDGNAIEIKRIFEESELCKDTE is encoded by the coding sequence ATGAATATTTTATATATTGCCGAAATTACAGGCAAGGCCGGTGTATGGCTCGTAAAAACACAACTTTCAAATTTAAAAGAAAAATATAAGGCCGATTTTGTTATTGCTAATGCAAATTCGGCTACGGGCTCGGGTGGGCTTGGAAAACAGCATGCCGTCTACTTAAAAAAACTCGGTATCGACTGTATCACTTCAGGAGATTTAATCTTTCAAAAAAAAGACTTGGTAGATGACCTTCCTAAAACACCCCATGTACTACGCCCCTTTAATTTGCCGTCGGAATCTCCCGGCAACGGATGGAAGATTTTTAATTTAAAACCAAACAAAAAAATAGCCGTCGTTTCAGTCATCGGCAGAATAGGACATCACAAAATAATGGCTGAAAACCCCTTTACTGAAACCGAAAAACTTGTTTCCCGATTAAAAGAAGAAGCGGATATCATCTTTGTGGATTTTTCCTCTTTTGCAACAGCAGAAAAACAAGCCCTAGGCTTTTTGCTTTCAGGCAAGGTTTCAGCCCTGATCGGATCGGGAACAAGGGTGCAGACAGCCGATGAGTGTATTTTAGAAAATAAAACCGCCTACATAACGGATGCAGGCAGAACAGGAAGCCTTAATTCGGTCGGCGGATATGCGATTGAAGATAAAATAAGAGAATACCGCACCTGCCTTCCCGATTTTGGAAAAGACGCTTGGGCACGCCCCGTCCTTCAAGGCCTTTTTATCAAAACCGATGATGATGGGAACGCAATAGAAATAAAAAGAATTTTTGAGGAGTCGGAACTTTGCAAAGATACGGAATAG
- a CDS encoding tetratricopeptide repeat protein, whose protein sequence is MQESAQFFNDTGVSMSMQGFHNEAIACLKKGLALEPDNSLMWLNLGLSYYAAKRQNDSKFALFQSLKYNPYEADAWDSLGLVLFETGDIDQAERAFESAIKLEPENGRVWNNYGTVLFNKENYRAARRAFESAVTLDPEMGDAVFNLRDTYLELGMNDLAERCNKILKEMDYQE, encoded by the coding sequence ATGCAAGAATCGGCTCAATTTTTTAACGATACGGGAGTGAGCATGTCTATGCAGGGCTTTCACAATGAAGCTATAGCCTGCTTAAAAAAAGGGCTTGCCCTTGAACCCGATAACAGCCTGATGTGGCTCAACCTAGGTTTGAGCTACTATGCCGCTAAAAGACAAAACGACAGTAAGTTTGCCCTTTTTCAATCCTTAAAATACAATCCCTATGAGGCTGACGCTTGGGATTCATTAGGGCTTGTTTTATTTGAAACGGGAGACATCGATCAGGCAGAAAGAGCCTTTGAAAGCGCTATAAAACTGGAGCCCGAAAACGGAAGGGTTTGGAATAATTACGGAACGGTTTTGTTTAATAAGGAAAACTATAGGGCTGCACGGAGAGCCTTTGAATCGGCCGTTACACTTGACCCTGAAATGGGAGATGCGGTTTTTAACTTGCGTGATACCTATCTTGAACTGGGAATGAATGATTTGGCTGAAAGATGCAATAAAATTTTAAAAGAGATGGATTATCAAGAATAA
- a CDS encoding polyprenyl synthetase family protein gives MMELKNRLEHIEKTLDCFLPEKINSLWISQSFGELAYGLPAGFFLNIINPVRDLVKRGGKRWRPLLCVLSCELAEGDPEKAYPLTPLIEFCHTASLVHDDIEDKSDTRRGAPAAHIKYGLDTALNSASWLYFEALNPLINYEVSESVRAEIYSLYSQNLRRLHLGQSMDIGWHSNPDIIPSVDEYITMISLKTGSLAKLAGELGFIAAGKPINEVLEYGKLMTDMGIGFQILDDVKNITEGNAGKRRGDDIVEGKKSLPLIFYTEENPEGAEKIKLLFKQAAKEGIESPAVEASISAICSSKAVKRAEDYGKKIVEASLIKLQNNYKQNEAKELIFDLFNTILR, from the coding sequence ATGATGGAATTAAAAAATAGGCTTGAACATATCGAAAAAACTCTCGATTGTTTTTTGCCCGAAAAAATAAATTCTTTGTGGATTTCTCAAAGTTTCGGCGAATTAGCTTACGGCTTGCCGGCCGGCTTTTTTTTGAATATCATCAATCCTGTAAGGGATTTGGTAAAACGCGGAGGAAAAAGGTGGAGGCCCCTTCTATGCGTTCTTTCATGCGAACTTGCGGAAGGCGATCCCGAAAAGGCCTACCCCCTTACCCCCCTCATCGAATTTTGTCATACGGCAAGCCTCGTCCATGACGATATAGAGGATAAATCCGATACCCGCAGAGGTGCTCCTGCGGCTCACATAAAATATGGGCTTGATACGGCTTTAAATTCCGCCTCATGGCTTTATTTTGAAGCCCTTAATCCCCTGATAAATTATGAAGTTTCAGAATCCGTGAGGGCCGAAATATACTCGCTTTACTCGCAAAATTTAAGAAGGCTCCATTTAGGGCAGTCTATGGACATAGGCTGGCATTCAAATCCCGATATAATTCCGTCAGTCGACGAATACATAACTATGATAAGCCTAAAAACGGGCTCTCTTGCAAAGTTGGCAGGAGAATTAGGCTTTATAGCTGCCGGTAAACCTATCAATGAAGTTCTGGAATACGGAAAACTTATGACCGATATGGGTATAGGTTTTCAGATCTTGGACGATGTAAAAAATATTACCGAAGGCAACGCCGGTAAAAGGCGGGGCGATGACATAGTTGAAGGCAAAAAAAGCCTTCCTCTAATTTTTTATACGGAAGAAAATCCTGAAGGTGCCGAAAAAATAAAGCTTTTATTTAAACAGGCTGCAAAAGAAGGCATAGAATCTCCAGCAGTCGAAGCCTCGATTTCGGCTATTTGTTCTTCAAAGGCTGTAAAAAGGGCAGAAGATTACGGCAAAAAGATTGTAGAAGCTTCATTGATAAAGCTTCAAAATAATTACAAACAAAACGAAGCAAAAGAACTTATCTTCGATTTGTTTAACACGATATTGAGGTAG
- the citD gene encoding citrate lyase acyl carrier protein has protein sequence MQIKREAVCGTLQSNDCLVRIVPSEKLELDLKSSVLNEFGAQIKKTVQEVLDEFEVKNAKLFIEDKGALDCTIKARVETALRRANEE, from the coding sequence ATGCAAATAAAACGAGAAGCGGTTTGCGGAACACTCCAATCAAATGATTGCCTTGTCCGTATTGTTCCTTCCGAAAAACTTGAACTTGACTTAAAAAGCTCTGTTTTAAACGAATTCGGTGCACAAATTAAAAAAACGGTGCAGGAAGTATTGGATGAGTTTGAAGTAAAAAATGCCAAGCTCTTTATCGAAGACAAGGGTGCCTTAGATTGTACAATCAAGGCCCGTGTAGAAACAGCATTGAGGCGCGCAAATGAAGAATAG
- a CDS encoding HpcH/HpaI aldolase/citrate lyase family protein → MKNRRSMLFMPGNNPGMLVSADILGADSIIYDLEDAVSLDEKDSARTLVRNALSFLKFTYSEITVRINPIDSPYWEKDLEAIIPVLPDGIVIPKASVDAVHSVEQKINEIKKAHNITKNFSFLMLVESARGIMDVNSIAKASSLIQGLLLGGEDYSVDMGIQRTRLSKELEYARFSLTTAAHAYGLDSLDTPFTDVEDFEGLRLDTAFSKSIGFSGRLVINPRQVEEIHKIFSPSSAEIERAEAILQAAEEAKQKGLGVFSFKGKMVDLPVIKRAQALYDSAKNWGLIK, encoded by the coding sequence ATGAAGAATAGAAGAAGTATGCTTTTTATGCCCGGTAATAATCCGGGAATGTTGGTATCGGCCGATATTTTGGGAGCGGATTCCATCATTTACGATTTGGAAGATGCCGTCTCTCTTGATGAAAAAGACTCGGCCCGTACTCTGGTGCGGAATGCTCTTTCCTTTTTAAAGTTTACCTATTCCGAAATCACTGTAAGAATAAACCCCATCGACTCCCCTTATTGGGAAAAGGACTTGGAGGCAATTATTCCGGTTCTTCCCGACGGAATCGTAATTCCTAAGGCTTCGGTCGATGCCGTTCACTCGGTCGAGCAAAAAATAAACGAGATAAAAAAGGCTCACAATATCACTAAGAATTTCAGCTTTCTTATGCTGGTAGAATCGGCCCGCGGAATTATGGATGTAAATTCGATAGCCAAGGCCTCATCGCTAATTCAAGGCCTTCTTTTAGGCGGCGAAGATTATTCGGTCGATATGGGAATTCAGCGTACCCGTCTTTCAAAAGAACTGGAATACGCCCGCTTTAGTTTGACGACAGCCGCCCATGCATACGGTTTGGACTCCCTTGATACACCCTTTACGGATGTAGAAGACTTTGAGGGGCTAAGGCTCGATACGGCCTTTAGTAAGAGCATAGGATTTTCGGGCCGCTTGGTTATCAATCCCCGTCAGGTCGAAGAGATTCATAAAATATTTTCTCCTTCAAGTGCCGAAATTGAAAGAGCCGAGGCTATTTTACAGGCTGCGGAAGAAGCCAAACAAAAGGGCTTAGGCGTATTCAGCTTTAAGGGAAAGATGGTCGACTTACCGGTTATCAAGAGGGCTCAAGCTCTTTATGATTCTGCCAAAAACTGGGGCTTGATAAAATAG
- the citF gene encoding citrate lyase subunit alpha, whose protein sequence is MNNILGREGLDNPFKGAFVNKKNAKYELTKNVKPALGKTLAQALDELKLHDGMVISFHHHLRNGDYVLDMVMREIKKRGIKDLTVMASSIFPCHEILVELMEDGTVTQLITSYMSGPVAKAVSYGKCKKPVIMTTHGGRPRMILEKEVTIDAAFLASPCVDDQGNISGSEGRSFCGSLGYAVADAQMAKKTIAITDTRVSKVKRPDIEGRFVDMVVEVDKIGDPAGIVSGTTQITKDPIGLKIARDCRTLIEHSGLFKNGFSMQTGAGGISLAVADEMHRAMKEKNIKGSFGCGGITGYFVKMLEEGLFEDLYDVQCFDLSAVDSTEKNVNHHKISADLYANPNNPDHVAGKLDVVILGASEIDLDYNVNVTTGSDGIILGGSGGHADTAAGAKLSIIVSKLFNARISCLVDKVRTVTTPGETIDVFVTDRGIAINPRHADLIKKLKAETNLEIKTIEELKEIAESFTGKPQVKPRSGEVVGISTYRDGTVLDVINKV, encoded by the coding sequence ATGAATAACATACTTGGAAGAGAAGGCTTGGACAATCCTTTTAAGGGAGCCTTTGTAAATAAAAAAAATGCAAAATATGAGCTTACAAAAAATGTAAAACCCGCCTTAGGGAAAACCTTAGCCCAAGCCCTTGATGAGCTTAAACTCCATGACGGAATGGTTATAAGTTTTCATCATCACCTTAGAAACGGCGACTATGTTCTTGATATGGTAATGAGGGAAATTAAAAAAAGAGGAATCAAAGATTTGACCGTAATGGCTTCTTCGATTTTCCCCTGCCATGAGATTTTGGTTGAACTTATGGAAGACGGAACGGTTACCCAACTTATTACCTCCTATATGTCAGGGCCTGTTGCAAAGGCTGTAAGCTACGGTAAGTGTAAAAAGCCCGTAATTATGACGACACACGGCGGACGACCCAGAATGATTTTAGAAAAAGAGGTTACGATAGACGCTGCCTTTTTAGCCTCGCCTTGTGTAGACGATCAAGGAAATATTTCGGGCTCCGAAGGAAGGTCATTTTGCGGTTCCTTAGGTTATGCCGTAGCCGATGCTCAAATGGCAAAAAAAACTATAGCCATTACCGATACAAGAGTTTCAAAGGTTAAAAGACCAGACATTGAAGGCCGTTTTGTCGACATGGTGGTAGAGGTAGATAAAATAGGAGACCCTGCAGGTATTGTAAGCGGAACAACTCAGATTACAAAAGATCCGATCGGCTTAAAAATAGCCCGCGACTGCCGCACTCTTATTGAACACTCAGGTCTTTTTAAAAACGGCTTTAGTATGCAGACCGGAGCAGGCGGTATTTCCCTTGCTGTTGCAGATGAAATGCACCGAGCAATGAAAGAAAAAAACATAAAGGGAAGTTTCGGCTGTGGTGGAATTACAGGCTATTTTGTAAAGATGCTTGAAGAAGGTCTTTTTGAAGATCTTTATGATGTTCAGTGCTTTGACCTTTCGGCCGTAGATTCTACCGAAAAAAATGTAAACCATCACAAGATTTCAGCCGACCTTTATGCAAACCCTAACAATCCCGACCATGTTGCAGGAAAGCTTGACGTCGTTATCCTCGGTGCAAGCGAAATAGATTTGGACTATAACGTAAACGTAACCACCGGTTCCGACGGTATAATATTGGGAGGTTCGGGAGGACATGCCGATACGGCAGCAGGAGCAAAACTTTCAATAATCGTTTCAAAGCTCTTTAATGCCCGCATTTCTTGTCTCGTCGATAAGGTCCGCACCGTAACCACTCCGGGAGAAACAATCGATGTTTTTGTTACTGATAGAGGTATTGCAATTAATCCGCGCCATGCAGATTTAATTAAAAAGCTGAAGGCGGAAACAAATCTTGAAATTAAAACTATCGAAGAATTAAAAGAAATTGCAGAATCCTTTACAGGAAAACCTCAAGTTAAGCCCCGTTCCGGCGAAGTGGTGGGAATAAGCACCTACCGTGACGGTACCGTTTTAGATGTCATAAATAAGGTTTAA